A single region of the Anguilla anguilla isolate fAngAng1 chromosome 17, fAngAng1.pri, whole genome shotgun sequence genome encodes:
- the LOC118216864 gene encoding GTPase IMAP family member 8-like codes for MLHLRMVLVGKNGAGKSASGNTILGKKAFQEDDSADSVTTFSSMHSADQFSVIDTPGLFGTSMDEEQVKKEIDECIRLSDPGPHVFLLVVRLGRFTQEDKSAVQWIQKHFGEEASRYTMLLFTGADQMKKTVEEFLNGSTLLQELIHCCGGRYHIFNNDDEQNITQVTELMQKIEKMVQENGGEHYTNEMYKEAERKIREEETNWFKVEKWANAKKYGTGAIMGAAALGGIAAASPKALQ; via the exons A tgttGCACTTGAGGATGGTGCTGGTTGGCAAGAATGGAGCAGGAAAGAGCGCATCAGGAAATACCATCCTGGGGAAGAAAGCTTTTCAAGAGGATGATTCTGCTGACTCTGTTACCACGTTTTCATCAATGCATAGTGCAGATCAGTTCTCTGTGATTGACACCCCAGGACTTTTCGGCACATCCATGGATGAAGAAcaagtgaaaaaagaaattgacGAGTGCATCCGTCTGTCGGACCCTGGACCCCACGTGTTTCTGCTGGTGGTCAGGTTGGGCAGATTCACACAGGAAGATAAATCTGCTGTGCAGTGGATCCAGAAGCACTTTGGGGAAGAAGCCTCACGGTACACAATGCTGCTGTTCACAGGTGCcgatcaaatgaaaaaaacggTGGAAGAGTTTCTGAACGGTTCCACGCTACTTCAGGAACTAATTCATTGCTGTGGTGGAAGATATCATATCTTCAATAATGATGATGAACAGAACATCACTCAGGTTACCGAGCTGATGCAGAAAATAGAAAAGATGGTGCAGGAGAATGGAGGAGAACACTACACCAATGAGATGTACAAGGAGGCTGAGAGAAAGatcagagaggaggagacgAATTGGTTCAAAGTTGAAAAATGGGCAAATGCAAAGAAATATGGGACAGGAGCTATTATGGGGGCCGCGGCTTTAGGAGGAATTGCAGCAGCTTCTCCAAAAGCACTTCAGTAA
- the LOC118217156 gene encoding GTPase IMAP family member 7-like, whose translation MSDLRMVLVGKSGAGKSASGNTILGKEDFIEDDSADSVTMVSSKQSAEHSGRQFSVIDTPGLFGTSMDEEQVKKQIDECIRLSVPGPHAFLLVVRLGRFTQEDKSAVQWIQKHFGEEASWYTMVLFTGADQIKKKSVEEFLNGSTLLQELINCCGRRYHIFNNDDEQNLTQVTELMQKIEKMVKENGGEHYTNEMYKEAERKIREEETNRCKAEKWANAKKYGTGAIMGAVAIGGIAAASPKALRLANTAGAAMLDI comes from the exons A TGTCTGACCTGAGGATGGTGCTGGTTGGCAAGAGTGGAGCAGGAAAGAGCGCGTCAGGAAATACCATCCTGGGGAAGGAAGATTTTATAGAGGATGATTCCGCTGACTCTGTTACCATGGTTTCATCAAAGCAGAGTGCAGAGCATTCTGGAAGGCAGTTCTCTGTGATTGACACACCTGGGCTTTTCGGCACATCCATGGATGAAGAAcaagtgaaaaaacaaatagacGAGTgcatccgtctgtctgtcccaggACCCCACGCGTTTCTGCTGGTAGTCAGGTTGGGCAGATTCACACAGGAAGATAAATCTGCTGTGCAGTGGATCCAGAAGCACTTTGGGGAAGAAGCCTCATGGTACACAATGGTGCTGTTCACAGGTGCCGATCAGATAAAGAAAAAATCGGTGGAAGAGTTTCTGAACGGTTCCACGCTACTTCAGGAACTAATTAATTGCTGTGGTAGAAGATATCATATCTTCAATAATGATGATGAACAGAACCTCACTCAGGTTACCGAGCTGATGCAGAAAATAGAGAAGATGGTGAAGGAGAATGGAGGAGAACACTACACCAATGAGATGTACAAGGAGGCTGAGAGAAAGatcagagaggaggagacgAATAGGTGCAAAGCTGAAAAATGGGCAAATGCAAAGAAATATGGGACAGGAGCTATTATGGGGGCCGTGGCTATAGGAGGAATTGCAGCAGCTTCTCCAAAAGCACTTCGGTTAGCCAATACAGCTGGAGCAGCAATGTTAGACATATAA